The following are encoded in a window of Acidobacteriota bacterium genomic DNA:
- a CDS encoding retroviral-like aspartic protease family protein, with protein sequence MKCRRCKTDNPETSRYCSACGALLTGSLVKPKRSVHWAVLAVAGAAVLLVAAYFLLPGLRPSARPAAPAAPAAGEKAPAAGAPAGAASAAREPEPASSSASLAAARFVLDEAARGAPTVLEGALFDGAWAALPLWTFLGSRAPRLESPGPSGLAPALADWTDPDPLVLCLFDLGPGLETPELDPYDGSAVLEWRPLSGARTSLAVEPGPLERAGSFQAFALFREIDGPGALFQQGRIVGWTFGGGTSRGYLWAPIDGAAPKGTVPPAQLASTVRPGSREGAFVQALSLPGGTSDEIRLGALAAGFRGRALLRNEDLPTFLKPAAIAAFMSSLTSSLVKQGQSAEAARILAPDLLAAAADIPLIAAAAGAYNEARGFDAAHRLLADLRRDPNLRDAPAAGSLDGVEVDLAKSSLHKILNERGSGGLEIFDAVVRLAPADLELRLLGAEAAVLEKKWVRAEDLLRDGKPYPDEFADKVRTLERLAEEGRRDEDSVTIRFTPGDKLIPVYAYLNKKHRQKFFIDTGATTTIIPLAAAAALEIRIDNRTPVVGIQGVAGGDLAYQVDLDSVEVEGLTVFNVKAIVYDLGEEENAGLLGNDFLSHFQVDLDSVKGVLKLRKK encoded by the coding sequence ATGAAATGCCGACGCTGCAAGACAGATAATCCCGAGACCTCCAGATACTGCTCGGCCTGCGGGGCGCTCCTGACGGGCTCCCTGGTCAAGCCGAAGAGGTCCGTCCACTGGGCCGTGTTGGCCGTTGCCGGCGCGGCCGTCCTGCTGGTCGCGGCCTATTTCCTGCTGCCCGGACTCCGGCCATCGGCGCGTCCGGCCGCACCCGCCGCCCCCGCGGCGGGGGAGAAGGCCCCGGCGGCCGGCGCTCCGGCCGGGGCCGCTTCCGCCGCCCGAGAACCCGAACCGGCGTCGTCTTCCGCGTCCCTCGCCGCCGCCCGCTTCGTTCTCGACGAAGCCGCCCGGGGCGCCCCGACGGTCCTCGAAGGCGCGCTCTTTGACGGCGCCTGGGCTGCCCTTCCGCTCTGGACGTTCCTCGGGTCCCGCGCCCCCCGTCTCGAAAGCCCCGGCCCCTCCGGGCTCGCTCCGGCTCTGGCCGACTGGACCGACCCGGATCCTCTCGTCCTCTGCCTCTTCGACCTCGGCCCGGGCCTCGAGACGCCCGAGCTGGACCCGTACGACGGTTCGGCCGTCCTCGAATGGCGTCCCCTGAGCGGGGCCCGGACCTCGCTCGCCGTCGAGCCCGGCCCCCTCGAACGGGCGGGCTCGTTCCAGGCCTTCGCCCTCTTCCGGGAGATAGACGGTCCCGGCGCGCTCTTCCAGCAGGGCCGGATCGTCGGCTGGACCTTCGGCGGCGGGACCTCCCGCGGCTATCTCTGGGCCCCGATCGACGGCGCCGCGCCGAAAGGCACTGTCCCGCCCGCCCAGCTCGCCTCGACCGTGCGGCCGGGCTCGCGCGAGGGGGCGTTCGTCCAGGCCTTGTCCCTTCCCGGGGGGACCTCGGACGAGATCCGGCTCGGGGCCCTCGCGGCCGGCTTCCGCGGCCGGGCCCTGCTCCGGAACGAGGACCTGCCGACCTTCCTGAAACCGGCCGCGATCGCCGCCTTCATGTCGTCCCTGACCTCGTCCCTGGTCAAGCAGGGGCAGTCCGCCGAAGCCGCGCGGATCCTCGCCCCGGACCTCCTTGCCGCCGCGGCCGATATCCCCCTGATCGCGGCCGCGGCGGGCGCCTATAACGAGGCCCGCGGCTTCGACGCCGCCCACCGGCTCCTCGCCGACCTCCGCCGCGATCCGAACCTGCGGGACGCCCCGGCCGCGGGCTCGCTCGACGGCGTCGAGGTCGATCTGGCCAAGTCGTCCCTCCACAAGATCCTCAACGAGCGCGGCTCCGGCGGCCTCGAGATCTTCGACGCGGTCGTCCGGCTGGCGCCTGCCGATCTCGAGCTTCGCCTGCTCGGGGCCGAGGCCGCCGTCCTGGAGAAGAAATGGGTCCGGGCCGAGGATCTCCTGCGCGACGGGAAGCCCTACCCGGACGAGTTCGCGGACAAGGTCCGGACCCTCGAGCGCCTCGCCGAGGAGGGGCGCCGCGACGAGGACTCGGTCACCATCCGCTTCACCCCGGGCGACAAGCTCATCCCCGTCTACGCCTACCTCAACAAGAAGCACCGGCAGAAGTTCTTCATCGACACCGGCGCCACGACGACCATCATCCCGCTGGCGGCCGCGGCGGCGCTGGAGATCCGCATCGACAACCGCACGCCCGTCGTCGGCATCCAGGGCGTGGCCGGCGGCGATCTGGCCTACCAGGTCGACCTCGACTCCGTGGAGGTCGAGGGCCTGACGGTCTTCAACGTCAAGGCCATCGTCTACGACCTGGGCGAAGAGGAGAACGCCGGGCTGCTGGGCAACGATTTCCTCTCGCACTTCCAGGTCGACCTCGACAGCGTCAAGGGCGTGCTCAAGCTGCGCAAGAAGTGA
- the guaA gene encoding glutamine-hydrolyzing GMP synthase, protein MNVKKFIENQVEEIKKTVGNGKAISALSGGVDSSACTVLAHRALGPQLKSVFIDHGLMRAGEPAEIAKIFGDLGIHVDIADKKKEYFAALKGKADPEEKRKAFRYAFYSSFGQEVLKSKARFLIQGTIAADIIETQKGFKTQHNILEQIGIDPEEGFGFKVVEPLKELFKHEVRLVAKELGLPESIWNRMPFPGPALATRIIGEVTPEKVALVRAATVIVEEEVAAHKPFQAFAVLLEDKGTGIVGGQRSFGNIVIVRSVESKDAMTAEPSPLPWATLMKISKRITTELPEVTRVAYELTSKPPATIEYI, encoded by the coding sequence ATGAATGTGAAGAAGTTCATCGAAAACCAGGTCGAGGAGATCAAGAAGACCGTTGGCAACGGCAAGGCCATCTCGGCCCTGTCCGGCGGCGTCGACAGCTCCGCCTGCACGGTCCTGGCCCACCGGGCCCTCGGCCCGCAGCTCAAGTCCGTCTTCATCGACCACGGCCTGATGCGCGCCGGCGAGCCCGCGGAGATCGCCAAGATCTTCGGCGACCTCGGCATCCACGTCGACATCGCCGACAAGAAGAAGGAATATTTCGCCGCCCTCAAGGGCAAGGCCGATCCCGAGGAGAAGCGCAAAGCTTTCCGCTACGCCTTTTACAGCTCCTTCGGCCAGGAGGTCCTGAAGAGCAAGGCCCGCTTCCTCATCCAGGGCACCATCGCCGCGGACATCATCGAGACCCAGAAGGGCTTCAAGACCCAGCACAACATCCTCGAGCAGATCGGCATCGATCCCGAGGAAGGCTTCGGCTTCAAGGTCGTCGAGCCGCTCAAGGAGCTCTTCAAGCACGAGGTCCGCCTCGTCGCCAAGGAGCTCGGCCTGCCCGAATCGATCTGGAACCGCATGCCCTTCCCCGGCCCGGCCCTGGCCACGCGCATCATCGGCGAGGTGACGCCCGAGAAAGTCGCCCTGGTCCGCGCCGCCACGGTCATCGTCGAGGAAGAGGTGGCCGCCCACAAGCCCTTCCAGGCCTTCGCCGTCCTCCTCGAGGACAAGGGCACCGGCATCGTCGGCGGCCAGCGCTCGTTCGGGAACATAGTCATCGTCCGTTCCGTCGAGAGCAAGGACGCGATGACGGCCGAGCCGTCGCCCCTGCCCTGGGCGACGCTGATGAAGATCTCGAAGAGGATCACGACCGAGCTGCCCGAGGTCACGCGCGTCGCCTACGAGCTGACCTCGAAGCCGCCGGCCACGATCGAATACATCTGA
- a CDS encoding DUF2158 domain-containing protein: MRSIKEGDVVILKSGGLPMTVKTIDIFNNKEGALCEWFSKDNKLERAVFLEHQLELVKSSADK; the protein is encoded by the coding sequence ATGCGAAGTATCAAGGAAGGCGATGTTGTTATATTGAAGTCAGGCGGCTTGCCGATGACAGTTAAGACTATCGACATTTTCAATAACAAAGAAGGAGCTCTTTGCGAGTGGTTTTCGAAAGATAACAAACTCGAGAGAGCAGTTTTCTTGGAGCATCAACTCGAACTCGTTAAATCAAGTGCTGATAAATAA
- a CDS encoding sugar-binding domain-containing protein, with protein MTTQRARSLKIVSGSAAALAALALLAVWPASGLAQYGSTMQDRPEPRAKMPMAFETSVNLGDLWYIQSSEKVKGAGEEISSPGFKIDSWYPAVVPSTVLGTLVENNVYPDIFFGRNLEKVPAAQFDGPWWYRREFTVPIGPGLTRKTLEFDGINYRANVWLNGKKVADAATLYGAYRRFAVDVTSALTAEKNVLAIEVIPPRPGEPTIGWVDWNPAPPDRAMGLFREVRLRVTGDVSIENPFVVTKLDLAAFKEARLTVLAELVNHADADVSGTLQGRIEGLRFTREVALRPRETRRVELTPETTPELVIKDPRVWWTHDLGKPELYTLGLSFVMKKGSPEKEAPPAAPEKGREKPRERDLRRMPGLPRVLPSDARTVRFGIREVADYRTDDGWRGFKLNGRKILIRGGGWADDLLLDVKRRKLQAEVLYARHMNLNALRLEGFWGTSQDLYNLCDENGILIMAGWSCHWEWTDYLGGRADEPYGGLVTPELIGLAAESWKDQVLWLRNHPAIFAWAEASDMIPHPDLERRYIAIMKDIDPTRPTLVSTKDKTSEITGFSGVKMRGPYDYVPPVYWYVDKANGGAYGFNTETGPGPQVPPLESLRKMMPEDKLWPINDVWDFHCSRGMFKDLKRYNEAMDRRLGPPRDLDDYLRKAQFLNYEAMRAMFEAFVANKPKATGVIQWMYNSAWPKLWWQLYDYSLQPNGAFYGARKAGEPVHILYNYGSQEIAAVSSSAEAAPKLKATIRVLDLDLKDIIAKTVEFGLAADEVKILDVLRLPADLPPAYFLDLRLYKEKNQLVDANFYCLSAKPETLDEANSTWYVTPIKDFADLTALNNLKPVTLKVGKKAAKDGPLTRITVELSNPSTDLALMVEIRVVRDASGELALPVFLDDNYVTLLPGETRKISGLVSTEDLAGENPVVKVRGWNVLAAEK; from the coding sequence ATGACTACCCAGCGCGCTCGTTCCCTCAAGATCGTGTCCGGATCGGCCGCGGCCCTGGCCGCGCTGGCCCTGCTGGCCGTCTGGCCGGCCTCCGGCCTGGCCCAGTACGGGTCCACGATGCAGGACCGGCCCGAGCCCCGGGCCAAGATGCCGATGGCCTTCGAGACCTCGGTCAACCTCGGCGACCTCTGGTACATCCAGTCGTCCGAGAAGGTCAAGGGCGCGGGCGAGGAGATCTCCAGCCCCGGCTTCAAGATCGATTCCTGGTACCCGGCCGTCGTCCCCTCGACGGTTCTCGGCACCCTCGTCGAGAACAACGTCTATCCGGACATCTTCTTCGGCCGGAACCTCGAGAAGGTCCCCGCGGCCCAGTTCGACGGGCCCTGGTGGTACCGCCGGGAATTCACCGTGCCGATCGGACCAGGCCTGACCCGCAAGACGCTCGAATTCGACGGCATCAACTACCGGGCCAACGTCTGGCTCAACGGCAAGAAGGTCGCGGACGCCGCGACGCTGTACGGCGCCTACCGGCGCTTCGCCGTCGACGTGACCTCGGCCCTGACGGCGGAGAAGAACGTCCTGGCCATCGAGGTCATCCCGCCGAGGCCGGGCGAGCCCACGATCGGCTGGGTCGACTGGAACCCGGCCCCGCCCGACCGGGCCATGGGCCTCTTCCGGGAGGTCCGGCTGAGGGTCACGGGCGACGTTTCGATCGAGAACCCGTTCGTCGTCACCAAGCTCGACCTGGCGGCGTTCAAGGAGGCCCGGCTGACCGTTTTGGCCGAGCTGGTGAACCACGCCGACGCCGACGTCTCCGGCACGCTCCAGGGCCGGATCGAGGGCCTGCGCTTCACCCGCGAGGTCGCCCTGCGGCCCCGCGAGACCAGGAGGGTCGAGCTGACCCCGGAGACCACCCCCGAGCTCGTCATCAAGGACCCCCGGGTCTGGTGGACCCACGATTTGGGCAAGCCCGAGCTCTACACCCTCGGCCTCTCGTTCGTCATGAAGAAGGGGTCGCCGGAAAAGGAGGCCCCGCCGGCTGCGCCGGAGAAGGGCCGGGAGAAGCCCAGGGAGCGGGACCTGCGGCGGATGCCGGGCCTGCCCCGCGTCCTGCCTTCCGACGCGCGGACGGTCCGCTTCGGCATCCGCGAGGTCGCCGATTACCGCACCGATGACGGCTGGCGCGGCTTCAAGCTCAACGGCCGCAAGATCCTCATCCGCGGCGGCGGCTGGGCCGACGACCTGCTGCTCGACGTCAAGCGCCGGAAGCTGCAGGCCGAGGTCCTCTACGCCCGCCACATGAACCTCAACGCCCTCCGGCTCGAGGGCTTCTGGGGCACCAGCCAGGACCTCTACAACCTCTGCGACGAGAACGGCATCCTGATCATGGCCGGCTGGAGCTGCCACTGGGAGTGGACCGATTACCTCGGCGGCCGCGCCGACGAGCCCTACGGCGGCCTGGTCACGCCGGAGCTCATCGGCCTCGCGGCCGAGTCCTGGAAGGACCAGGTCCTCTGGCTCCGCAACCACCCGGCCATCTTCGCCTGGGCCGAGGCGAGCGACATGATCCCCCACCCCGATCTCGAGCGGCGCTACATCGCGATCATGAAGGACATCGACCCGACCCGGCCGACCCTCGTCTCGACCAAGGACAAGACGAGCGAGATCACCGGCTTCTCCGGGGTCAAGATGCGCGGCCCCTACGACTACGTGCCGCCGGTCTACTGGTACGTCGACAAGGCGAACGGCGGCGCCTACGGCTTCAACACCGAAACCGGCCCCGGCCCGCAGGTCCCGCCGCTCGAGAGCCTGCGCAAGATGATGCCCGAGGACAAGCTCTGGCCCATCAACGACGTCTGGGACTTCCATTGCAGCCGCGGCATGTTCAAGGACCTCAAGCGCTACAACGAGGCCATGGACCGGAGGCTCGGCCCGCCCCGCGATCTCGATGACTACCTGCGCAAGGCCCAGTTCCTGAACTACGAGGCCATGCGGGCCATGTTCGAGGCCTTCGTCGCCAACAAGCCCAAGGCGACGGGCGTTATCCAGTGGATGTACAACTCGGCCTGGCCCAAGCTCTGGTGGCAGCTCTACGACTATTCCCTGCAGCCTAACGGCGCCTTCTACGGCGCCCGCAAGGCCGGCGAGCCCGTCCACATCCTCTACAATTACGGCAGCCAGGAGATCGCCGCCGTCAGCAGCTCGGCCGAGGCCGCCCCGAAGCTCAAGGCGACCATCAGGGTCCTCGACCTGGACCTCAAGGACATCATCGCCAAGACGGTCGAGTTCGGGCTGGCGGCCGACGAGGTCAAGATCCTCGACGTCCTGAGGCTGCCCGCCGACCTGCCCCCGGCCTATTTCCTCGACCTGCGCCTGTACAAGGAGAAGAACCAGCTCGTCGACGCGAACTTCTACTGCCTGTCGGCCAAGCCCGAGACCCTGGACGAGGCCAACTCGACCTGGTACGTGACGCCGATCAAGGACTTCGCCGACCTGACGGCCCTGAACAACCTCAAGCCGGTGACCCTCAAGGTCGGAAAGAAGGCCGCCAAGGACGGCCCCCTGACCAGGATCACCGTCGAACTCTCGAATCCCTCGACCGACCTGGCCCTGATGGTCGAGATCCGCGTCGTCCGCGACGCCTCGGGCGAGCTGGCCCTGCCGGTCTTCCTCGACGACAACTATGTCACGCTCCTGCCGGGGGAAACGCGCAAGATCTCCGGCCTCGTTTCGACGGAGGACCTGGCCGGCGAGAACCCGGTCGTCAAGGTCCGGGGCTGGAACGTCCTGGCCGCCGAGAAATGA
- a CDS encoding M20 family metallopeptidase translates to MTRRPVAVPLVVLAVVLAAAAPLRPAAYPSTPLEKKVQALAAKLAPELVAIREDIHGHPELGLQETRTSGIVADYFRKLGLEVRTGYAKTGVIGILRGGKPGPVAALRGDMDALPITEETGLPFASKATAVVGGRETGLMHACGHDIHTTVLLGVAAVLAAVQADLPGTVVFVAQPAEECCGGASMMVADGAFRDIVPQAFYAYHVDDTQKAGRLGYVSGFMSANVDGFTLEIESQGCHGAAPWLCVDPILVGAQIVTALQAVVSRETNVEDNTVITVGSFHAGSAPNIIPRSARLEATVRNYGDDRRKVLRDKITRVIAGICQAAGAKYDLAYEFGTPSVYNDPALVREALAVAGRVLGSRDALVEQKPEMGGEDFSAYGAIAPAVMFNLGVVPADRESTALHSPTFMADEAAIPIGVDLMANIILDHQARAARAPRTK, encoded by the coding sequence ATGACCCGCCGTCCCGTCGCCGTTCCGCTCGTCGTCCTGGCCGTTGTGCTGGCCGCCGCCGCGCCGCTGCGGCCGGCCGCCTATCCTTCGACGCCCCTCGAGAAGAAAGTCCAGGCGCTCGCCGCCAAGCTCGCGCCCGAGCTCGTCGCCATCCGCGAGGACATCCACGGCCATCCCGAGCTCGGCCTCCAGGAGACGCGCACCTCCGGCATCGTGGCCGACTATTTCCGCAAGCTCGGCCTCGAGGTCCGGACCGGCTACGCCAAGACGGGCGTTATCGGCATCCTCAGGGGCGGCAAGCCCGGTCCGGTCGCGGCCTTGCGGGGCGACATGGACGCCCTGCCGATCACGGAGGAGACCGGCCTGCCCTTCGCCTCGAAGGCCACGGCCGTCGTCGGCGGCCGGGAGACCGGCCTCATGCATGCCTGCGGCCACGACATCCACACGACCGTCCTGCTCGGCGTGGCCGCCGTCCTCGCGGCCGTCCAGGCCGACCTGCCCGGCACGGTCGTCTTCGTGGCCCAGCCGGCCGAGGAGTGCTGCGGCGGGGCCTCGATGATGGTCGCCGACGGGGCCTTCCGGGATATCGTTCCCCAGGCCTTCTACGCCTACCATGTCGACGACACGCAGAAGGCCGGCCGCCTCGGCTACGTCTCGGGGTTCATGTCGGCCAACGTCGACGGCTTCACCCTCGAGATCGAGTCGCAGGGCTGCCACGGGGCCGCGCCCTGGCTGTGCGTCGATCCGATCCTGGTCGGGGCCCAGATCGTCACCGCCCTGCAGGCCGTCGTGTCCCGGGAGACGAACGTCGAGGACAACACCGTGATCACCGTAGGCTCCTTCCACGCCGGCTCGGCCCCCAACATCATCCCCCGCTCGGCCCGGCTGGAGGCCACGGTCCGCAATTACGGCGACGACCGGCGCAAGGTCCTGCGGGACAAGATCACACGGGTCATCGCCGGGATCTGCCAGGCCGCCGGGGCGAAGTACGACCTGGCTTACGAATTCGGGACGCCGTCGGTCTACAACGATCCGGCCCTGGTCCGCGAGGCCCTGGCCGTGGCCGGGCGCGTCCTGGGCTCCAGGGACGCCCTGGTCGAGCAGAAGCCCGAGATGGGCGGCGAGGATTTCAGCGCCTACGGGGCGATCGCCCCGGCGGTCATGTTCAACCTGGGCGTGGTGCCGGCGGACCGGGAGTCCACGGCCCTCCACTCCCCCACCTTCATGGCCGACGAGGCCGCCATCCCCATCGGCGTCGATCTCATGGCCAACATCATCCTCGACCACCAGGCCAGGGCCGCCAGGGCGCCCAGGACCAAATAG
- a CDS encoding metallophosphoesterase encodes MYLQNEMLLASPFVLYACLRVRSLIGPRRLKNLWTAAFLVIAVAYPAAETLSHGRKTAWSEAVVLAGYYALPLLLYIVMAVAAVDLAAGLLRLSGVASREAMRSRRSRNWRLAVSLAVPVLVVALGAVNFRVLRVKDYRIEVPRRSAPPRELVVVFMADLHFRDLTSDRLLKELAAKVNARRPDLILIGGDVLEGDRQDQDTGRFERALRGLVSTYGTYGVPGNHERYNRAGEKGFFDRAGVRLLRDEAVTIDDALTLAGRDDSGSGVRASAARLLAGARRDLPVVLLAHRPNGFDKARAAGVDLQLSGHTHAGQIFPVDVLTRRQFDLNWGRLDRGGAHLIVTSGVQGWGPPVRTAGASEIVVIRLILR; translated from the coding sequence GTGTACCTCCAGAACGAAATGCTGCTGGCCTCGCCGTTCGTCCTCTACGCCTGCCTGCGGGTCCGGTCGCTCATCGGCCCGCGGCGGCTGAAGAACCTCTGGACCGCGGCCTTCCTCGTCATCGCCGTCGCGTATCCCGCGGCCGAGACGCTGTCCCACGGCCGGAAGACCGCCTGGTCCGAGGCCGTCGTCCTCGCCGGCTATTACGCCCTGCCGCTCCTGCTCTATATCGTCATGGCCGTGGCCGCGGTCGACCTGGCCGCCGGCCTGCTGCGGCTCAGCGGCGTCGCCTCGCGGGAGGCCATGCGCTCCCGGCGGTCCAGGAACTGGCGCCTGGCCGTTTCGCTGGCCGTCCCGGTCCTCGTCGTCGCCCTGGGAGCGGTCAACTTCCGGGTCCTCCGGGTCAAGGACTACCGGATCGAGGTCCCCCGGCGCTCCGCGCCGCCACGGGAGCTTGTCGTCGTCTTCATGGCCGACCTCCATTTCCGGGACCTGACCTCGGACCGCCTTCTGAAAGAGCTCGCGGCCAAGGTCAATGCCCGTAGGCCCGACCTCATCCTGATCGGCGGCGACGTGCTCGAAGGCGACCGGCAGGACCAGGACACGGGCCGCTTTGAACGGGCCCTCCGCGGCCTGGTCTCGACGTACGGCACGTACGGCGTCCCCGGCAACCACGAGCGGTACAACCGGGCGGGGGAGAAGGGCTTTTTCGACCGGGCCGGCGTCCGGCTCCTCCGGGACGAGGCCGTGACCATAGACGATGCGCTGACCCTGGCCGGGAGGGATGACTCCGGCTCGGGCGTCCGGGCCTCCGCGGCCCGCCTGTTGGCCGGCGCCCGTCGCGACCTTCCGGTCGTCCTGCTCGCCCATCGGCCCAACGGTTTTGACAAGGCCAGGGCCGCCGGCGTCGACCTCCAGCTCTCCGGCCACACGCACGCCGGCCAGATCTTTCCGGTCGATGTCCTGACCCGCCGCCAGTTCGACCTGAACTGGGGCCGCCTCGACAGGGGCGGGGCCCATCTGATCGTCACCAGCGGCGTCCAGGGCTGGGGGCCCCCGGTCCGGACCGCCGGGGCCTCCGAGATCGTCGTCATCCGCCTGATCCTCAGATAG
- a CDS encoding S41 family peptidase codes for MRRHAAVLAALLIFASVAPAVLAQSPDEFVQKAGAAYNQKRYAEAAALYGKAIAAGSNDADAAYGAACCYALIGNKDRAFAFLDMAGQLGWDNAGHARKDADLESLRTDPRWEPALAIFEKNGRYAQAMWSSPAWSVPYAAELPEDLRIAGLSRFWSEVKYNFAFPEKLAALDWDALYISFIPKVRAARSTAEYYHVLQELCAKLQDGHTNIILPQAYWTTWAGRPGLQTRLVEGRVLVSGLWDPEIGKQGLTRGMEIVEINGLAARSYAEKYVMPRLSSSTPQYLDILAYERSLLMGSFSEPVQLTLETEDGRTIERTVRRLPLPELTRLAPVPNPKPFEFRALPGNIAYVALNSFQDDATADEFFKSFKEIAASDALILDLRQNGGGNTNVGYRIMAALAEEPFIGSRWSTRDYKPAFRSWGRPDRMYTEAAERVPVDPDHHYAGRVVVLASARTFSAAEDFLVAFDQSGRGTIMGEPSGGSTGNPLYFKLPGGGGGLVCSKHDAYADGREFVGVGVRPQIEVHPTVADFRAGKDTVLERAAAEIGKSRLKRAERRP; via the coding sequence ATGAGAAGACACGCGGCGGTCCTTGCCGCGCTGCTTATCTTCGCCTCGGTGGCTCCGGCCGTCCTGGCCCAGAGCCCCGATGAATTCGTCCAGAAAGCGGGCGCGGCCTATAACCAGAAGCGGTATGCGGAGGCCGCAGCCCTCTACGGAAAGGCCATCGCCGCCGGTTCCAACGACGCCGACGCCGCCTACGGCGCGGCCTGCTGTTACGCCCTTATCGGCAATAAGGACAGGGCCTTCGCCTTCCTGGACATGGCCGGGCAGCTCGGCTGGGACAACGCCGGCCATGCCCGGAAGGACGCCGACCTCGAATCGCTCCGGACCGACCCGCGCTGGGAGCCGGCCCTGGCGATCTTCGAGAAGAACGGCCGATACGCACAGGCCATGTGGAGCTCGCCCGCCTGGAGCGTTCCCTACGCCGCCGAGCTGCCGGAAGACCTCCGCATCGCGGGCCTGTCCAGGTTCTGGTCCGAGGTCAAGTATAATTTCGCCTTCCCCGAGAAGCTGGCCGCCCTGGACTGGGACGCGCTCTACATCAGCTTCATCCCGAAGGTGCGGGCCGCCCGCTCCACGGCCGAGTATTATCATGTCCTCCAGGAGCTCTGCGCGAAGCTCCAGGACGGCCACACCAATATCATCCTGCCCCAGGCATACTGGACGACATGGGCCGGGCGACCGGGCCTTCAAACCCGTCTCGTCGAGGGCCGGGTCCTTGTGAGCGGGCTCTGGGACCCCGAGATCGGAAAGCAGGGCTTGACCAGGGGCATGGAGATCGTCGAGATCAACGGTCTGGCGGCGCGTTCGTACGCGGAGAAATACGTCATGCCGCGTCTATCCTCTTCGACGCCGCAGTATTTGGACATCCTGGCCTATGAGAGGTCCCTGCTGATGGGATCGTTCTCCGAACCGGTCCAGCTGACCCTGGAGACGGAAGACGGTCGAACGATCGAGCGGACCGTCCGGCGCCTCCCGCTGCCGGAGCTGACCAGGCTCGCGCCGGTCCCGAACCCGAAGCCCTTTGAATTCCGCGCGCTGCCGGGGAACATCGCCTATGTCGCCCTGAACAGCTTCCAGGACGATGCGACAGCCGACGAGTTCTTCAAGAGCTTCAAGGAAATCGCCGCCTCCGACGCCCTGATCCTCGACCTGAGGCAAAACGGCGGCGGCAACACCAACGTCGGGTACAGGATCATGGCCGCCCTGGCCGAGGAACCGTTTATCGGCTCCCGCTGGTCGACCCGGGACTACAAGCCGGCCTTCCGGTCCTGGGGCCGCCCCGACCGCATGTACACGGAAGCGGCCGAGAGGGTGCCGGTCGACCCGGACCATCATTACGCCGGGCGGGTGGTCGTCCTCGCGAGCGCCCGGACCTTCTCCGCGGCCGAGGACTTTCTCGTCGCCTTCGACCAGAGCGGACGGGGCACGATCATGGGCGAGCCGAGCGGCGGCAGCACCGGCAATCCCCTCTACTTCAAGCTTCCGGGCGGCGGCGGGGGGCTTGTTTGTTCCAAGCATGACGCCTATGCCGACGGCAGGGAGTTCGTGGGAGTGGGTGTCCGGCCGCAGATCGAGGTTCATCCCACGGTCGCCGACTTCCGGGCCGGCAAAGACACCGTTCTTGAAAGGGCCGCGGCGGAGATCGGAAAAAGCCGGCTAAAAAGAGCAGAGCGCCGGCCTTAA
- a CDS encoding OmpA family protein, producing MKRTLVAFLVFSLTLVSFGCASWSKTAKGATIGAAGGAVVGGIVGKIAGNTLLGAIAGAAVGGAAGAYIGRQMDKQAAEMRRDLQGARVERVGEAIKITFDSGLMFDTGKHDLRAASQDNLTRLAVILNKYPDTNILIEGHTDSTGTREINMPLSENRAKAVAAYLATRNVLSSRFTVQGYGPDQPIGDNATVDGRQQNRRVDLAIMANDKMKKIAQASVKGAA from the coding sequence ATGAAAAGAACCCTCGTTGCCTTCCTCGTCTTCAGCCTGACGCTCGTGAGCTTCGGCTGCGCCAGCTGGAGCAAGACGGCCAAGGGCGCCACCATCGGCGCGGCCGGCGGCGCGGTCGTCGGCGGCATCGTCGGCAAGATCGCCGGGAACACCCTCCTCGGCGCCATCGCCGGCGCGGCGGTGGGCGGCGCGGCCGGGGCCTACATCGGCCGGCAGATGGACAAGCAGGCCGCCGAGATGCGCCGGGACCTCCAGGGCGCCAGGGTCGAGCGGGTCGGCGAGGCCATCAAGATCACCTTCGACTCGGGCCTGATGTTCGACACCGGCAAGCACGACCTCCGCGCCGCCAGCCAGGATAACCTGACCAGGCTGGCGGTCATCCTCAACAAGTACCCCGACACGAACATCCTGATCGAGGGGCACACCGATTCGACCGGCACCCGCGAGATCAACATGCCCCTTTCCGAGAACCGGGCCAAGGCGGTGGCCGCCTACCTGGCGACCCGCAACGTCCTGTCGTCCCGCTTCACCGTCCAGGGCTACGGCCCCGACCAGCCCATCGGCGACAACGCCACGGTCGACGGGCGCCAGCAGAACCGGCGCGTCGACCTGGCCATCATGGCCAACGACAAGATGAAAAAGATCGCCCAGGCATCGGTCAAGGGCGCGGCCTGA